The Elusimicrobiota bacterium genome has a window encoding:
- a CDS encoding CHASE2 domain-containing protein: MCVIIRLSGNEFIEVSQNKIFDAFQALSPRSYQTVPVRIIDIDDESLLRLGPWPWPRTKMAEIISNLSKLGASTIVFDITFSEPDATSPEQIARRIPSSPELKALKAKLEKLPRHDHILAQAMAKSKVITGFPLLIYKTETRPLLKAGLAYSGDSPLSYLPGFSGALANSRALEEASLGNGSLSILPEKDGITRRIPLLFRYEKDVYPSIVLEAARVHQEESGYVVKSAGARGVFNFGQHTGINQIKVGPQIIPTDSQGRAWLHYTREVPERSIPAWKLLSGDVSRALIAGHIVFLGTSAVRLRDTRTTPLNPSCPGVEILAQMTEQILLGHFLQRPDWADGVELAALLILGLGLIWLLPRLGALWSGLIGLGAIALTFPLSWYAFSKFHLLLDPLFPSLAALLVYLSSSLASYWQSETERRRLVLFDQLKDELVAMVSHDLRGPVNAMVTAVTLLSRESAGPLTDSQKRILELIKQSGAKLNSFVANILDAAKIKAGKMQYHFAPLQGADAARSALELFRFAAQAKSIALEDEIPGRLPPVAADREKFEQVLNNLLGNALKFTPSGGKISVLAEAQPGLVRFSVRDTGPGMAPENLSKLFRKFEQFDLAAQRERGVSGTGLGLSICRSVIEAHGGRIWAESEPGKGSTFHFTIPQAQA, encoded by the coding sequence CTCTCGCCCCGCTCCTACCAAACCGTCCCGGTGCGAATCATTGACATTGACGATGAGAGCCTCTTGCGCCTGGGGCCCTGGCCTTGGCCGAGAACGAAAATGGCCGAGATCATCTCCAACCTTTCCAAACTGGGAGCTTCCACTATCGTTTTTGATATCACATTTTCGGAGCCGGATGCAACATCCCCGGAGCAAATCGCGCGAAGAATTCCCAGTTCACCGGAGCTCAAGGCCTTGAAAGCGAAGCTGGAGAAATTGCCTCGGCATGATCACATCCTGGCCCAGGCCATGGCTAAAAGCAAGGTAATCACTGGATTCCCCCTATTAATCTATAAAACGGAAACTCGCCCCCTCCTGAAGGCCGGCCTGGCTTACTCGGGGGACAGCCCCTTGAGCTATCTGCCCGGCTTTTCAGGAGCCTTGGCTAATTCCCGGGCATTGGAGGAGGCCTCCTTGGGCAACGGCAGTCTCAGCATCCTGCCGGAAAAAGACGGGATTACTCGGCGCATTCCTCTTTTATTTAGATACGAAAAAGATGTTTATCCCTCCATCGTTCTCGAGGCCGCAAGGGTGCATCAGGAGGAATCGGGATATGTGGTCAAGTCGGCTGGAGCCAGGGGCGTATTCAATTTCGGGCAGCATACCGGGATCAATCAGATCAAGGTGGGCCCGCAGATCATCCCCACCGATTCCCAGGGCCGGGCATGGCTGCATTACACCCGCGAAGTCCCTGAAAGGAGCATTCCCGCCTGGAAATTGCTGTCGGGAGACGTCTCACGGGCTCTCATAGCCGGACATATCGTCTTTTTGGGCACGAGTGCTGTGCGGCTCCGCGACACCAGGACGACTCCGCTAAATCCCTCATGCCCGGGAGTTGAAATTCTAGCCCAAATGACGGAACAGATTCTCTTAGGGCATTTCCTGCAGAGGCCCGATTGGGCCGATGGAGTCGAGCTCGCAGCACTTTTAATTCTGGGCCTGGGCCTTATCTGGCTTCTGCCTCGCCTGGGAGCCCTGTGGTCCGGCCTGATAGGGCTAGGGGCCATCGCCCTAACGTTCCCCCTGTCCTGGTATGCCTTCTCAAAATTTCATCTGCTTTTAGATCCGCTGTTTCCTTCCTTGGCGGCCTTGCTGGTTTATCTTTCCTCTTCCTTGGCAAGCTATTGGCAAAGCGAAACGGAGAGGCGGCGCCTCGTCCTTTTCGACCAGCTCAAGGACGAGCTCGTGGCCATGGTCTCGCACGATCTGCGCGGGCCGGTCAACGCCATGGTCACGGCGGTGACCTTGCTCAGCCGCGAAAGCGCCGGGCCCTTGACCGACTCGCAGAAAAGGATACTCGAGCTCATCAAGCAGTCCGGCGCCAAGCTCAACTCCTTCGTCGCCAACATCCTGGACGCGGCCAAGATCAAGGCCGGGAAAATGCAGTACCACTTCGCCCCCCTGCAAGGTGCGGACGCCGCCCGCAGCGCCCTGGAGCTGTTCAGGTTCGCGGCCCAAGCCAAGAGCATAGCGCTCGAGGACGAGATCCCGGGGCGTCTGCCCCCCGTCGCGGCGGACCGTGAGAAGTTCGAGCAGGTGCTCAACAATCTCCTCGGAAACGCCTTGAAGTTCACGCCCTCGGGCGGGAAGATATCGGTCCTGGCCGAGGCCCAGCCGGGGCTGGTGCGCTTCAGCGTGCGCGACACGGGGCCGGGAATGGCCCCCGAGAATCTGTCCAAGCTTTTCAGAAAATTCGAGCAATTCGACCTCGCGGCCCAGCGGGAGCGCGGCGTGTCAGGCACCGGGCTCGGACTGTCCATATGCCGTTCCGTTATCGAGGCCCATGGCGGCAGGATATGGGCCGAGTCAGAGCCGGGCAAGGGCTCGACCTTCCATTTCACGATTCCGCAGGCCCAAGCATGA
- a CDS encoding electron transfer flavoprotein subunit beta/FixA family protein, giving the protein MKNTPATVNMPVDSATGKLKTAGLSYAMNPFDEYAVEEALRLKERLPGSTATALTLGPDSSCEAVLREAISRGCDAGVLVTGPEFADANPYATSFALAAAVRKLHAEKPVHLLLFGKNTNDGNSGAVGPETAAWLDWPGLTSIKKIDAIDEKSATVWRTVEDGVEVLKVALPAALSTVKEINEPRLASLKGKMAAKKAAIPKWSSADLGLNPRELQAALSSTTVLRYSPPPPRPGGIRVEGATAAEKAKKLVDILVERKLI; this is encoded by the coding sequence GTGAAGAATACTCCCGCCACGGTCAACATGCCCGTGGACTCTGCCACCGGGAAGCTCAAGACCGCCGGGCTCTCCTACGCCATGAACCCGTTCGACGAGTACGCGGTCGAGGAGGCCTTGCGCTTAAAGGAGCGCTTGCCCGGCTCCACGGCCACAGCACTCACTCTGGGCCCGGACTCCTCCTGCGAGGCGGTCCTGCGGGAGGCGATCTCCCGCGGCTGCGACGCGGGAGTGCTGGTGACGGGGCCGGAATTCGCGGACGCCAATCCCTACGCCACGAGCTTCGCCTTGGCCGCGGCCGTGAGGAAGCTTCACGCAGAAAAGCCCGTGCACTTGCTCCTTTTCGGCAAAAATACCAACGATGGAAACTCGGGCGCCGTCGGGCCTGAAACCGCGGCTTGGCTCGATTGGCCGGGCCTCACTTCCATCAAGAAAATAGACGCGATAGACGAGAAGTCCGCCACGGTGTGGCGCACGGTGGAGGACGGGGTCGAGGTCCTCAAGGTCGCCCTCCCAGCCGCGCTCTCCACGGTCAAGGAGATCAACGAACCGCGCCTGGCCTCCCTCAAAGGAAAGATGGCGGCCAAAAAGGCGGCCATACCCAAATGGAGTTCCGCGGACCTCGGCCTAAATCCCAGGGAGCTGCAGGCAGCGCTCTCCAGCACCACGGTTTTGCGCTACTCCCCCCCTCCTCCCCGCCCCGGGGGAATCAGGGTCGAGGGCGCCACCGCCGCAGAGAAAGCCAAGAAGCTCGTGGATATTCTGGTAGAGAGGAAACTGATCTAA
- a CDS encoding class I SAM-dependent methyltransferase, producing MKSNKEEFDACYRGSSLAGLLAAAENYGEFLDKAAAVDTSWVGLYMGGFRERLKGSKVVELGSGDGLNALIMAKLGAGVTAVDSSEVGIGLLHRASAALGLPVECIAGDFFQAPLPAGSFDFVVGKGFLHHIPREMEDSCFSRIAALLRKDGEARFCEPAVNSFLLDRLRWAVPVPGRPSSLDRRAFLAWKERDPHPDRDNSSAHYWDAFSKHFGSVEILPFGGIERLCRLLPRGRCSIGFRRWAYRFERALPFGVNSRLARAQAIILRLPLAGKK from the coding sequence TTGAAGAGCAATAAAGAAGAATTCGACGCCTGCTACCGCGGGTCGAGCCTGGCGGGGCTGCTGGCCGCGGCCGAAAACTACGGCGAGTTCTTGGACAAGGCTGCGGCCGTGGACACCAGTTGGGTCGGGCTTTACATGGGGGGATTTCGGGAGCGGCTCAAAGGATCCAAGGTCGTGGAGCTCGGCTCCGGCGATGGCTTGAACGCACTCATCATGGCAAAACTCGGGGCTGGGGTCACCGCCGTCGACTCTTCCGAGGTCGGCATCGGGCTTCTGCACCGGGCGTCCGCGGCGCTTGGCCTGCCGGTGGAGTGCATCGCCGGGGATTTCTTCCAAGCGCCGCTTCCGGCAGGCTCCTTCGATTTCGTGGTGGGGAAGGGCTTTCTTCATCATATCCCGCGAGAGATGGAGGATTCTTGTTTTTCGAGAATAGCCGCGCTCTTGAGGAAGGACGGCGAGGCGCGTTTTTGCGAACCGGCGGTCAATAGTTTCCTCCTGGATCGGCTGCGCTGGGCCGTCCCGGTGCCGGGGAGGCCTTCGAGTCTCGATCGCCGTGCCTTCCTGGCTTGGAAGGAGCGTGATCCTCACCCCGACAGGGACAACAGCTCGGCCCACTATTGGGACGCATTCTCGAAGCACTTCGGGAGCGTGGAGATTCTTCCTTTCGGAGGGATCGAGAGGCTTTGCCGCCTCCTTCCCAGAGGCCGCTGCAGCATCGGTTTTAGGAGATGGGCCTATCGCTTCGAACGCGCGCTTCCCTTCGGCGTCAACTCGCGGCTGGCCAGGGCCCAAGCCATCATACTGCGCCTTCCTTTGGCCGGCAAAAAATAA
- a CDS encoding aminotransferase class V-fold PLP-dependent enzyme encodes MSAKRKQHGLHHHWNLDPRISFLNHGSFGACPKPVLEAQSQLRARMEAEPVRFFMRELEGLADAARKVLADFVKADPKDLAFIPNASSGVSTVLRSLELKPGDELLTTNHAYNACRNAMDFTAKESGAKVVVAEVPFPIQGEGQVVETVLSGVTRRTRLALLDHVTSPTGLVFPAEELVKELSRRGIDAMIDGAHAPGMIPLDLRALGAAYYTGNCHKWLCAPKGAAFLHVRRDKQKDVHPLTLSHGMNSPRSDRSRFRLEFDWTGTADPTPYLCVPEAVRFMGSLVGGGWAAVMRRNRKLALEGREILCRKLGVPPPCPDSMLGSMAALPLGPEPGHDQRLCNPLVKNPLQESLFKRYRIEVPVWNWPAPPDRLFRVSAQLYNSPAQYEELGLALSQLLKSHPRQIHRP; translated from the coding sequence ATGAGTGCCAAGCGCAAGCAGCACGGCCTGCACCATCACTGGAACCTGGATCCGCGGATATCATTTCTCAACCACGGTTCCTTCGGCGCATGTCCCAAGCCCGTCCTGGAGGCGCAAAGCCAGCTTCGCGCTCGGATGGAAGCCGAACCGGTGCGCTTCTTCATGCGCGAGCTCGAAGGGCTTGCCGACGCGGCCCGAAAGGTCCTGGCCGATTTCGTCAAGGCCGATCCCAAGGATCTGGCCTTCATCCCCAACGCAAGCTCCGGGGTGAGCACGGTGCTGCGCTCTCTCGAACTCAAGCCCGGAGACGAGCTCCTGACCACCAACCACGCCTACAACGCCTGCCGCAACGCCATGGATTTCACTGCCAAAGAGAGCGGGGCCAAGGTCGTCGTCGCAGAAGTGCCCTTCCCCATTCAAGGGGAAGGGCAAGTCGTGGAAACGGTCCTGTCCGGCGTCACGCGCCGGACGAGGCTGGCGCTTCTTGACCACGTCACCTCCCCCACCGGTCTCGTGTTCCCGGCGGAGGAACTGGTCAAGGAACTATCTCGCCGGGGGATCGACGCCATGATCGACGGGGCCCATGCCCCCGGGATGATTCCCCTCGATCTCCGCGCCTTGGGCGCGGCCTACTACACGGGAAACTGCCACAAGTGGCTTTGCGCGCCCAAGGGCGCGGCCTTTCTCCACGTCAGGCGCGACAAGCAGAAGGACGTCCATCCCCTGACCCTCAGCCACGGGATGAATTCCCCTAGATCGGACCGCTCGCGCTTCAGACTGGAGTTCGATTGGACCGGCACCGCGGACCCGACCCCTTATCTGTGCGTGCCCGAGGCCGTCCGCTTCATGGGCTCATTGGTCGGAGGCGGCTGGGCCGCCGTCATGAGGCGCAACAGGAAGCTGGCCTTGGAAGGCCGGGAAATCCTTTGCCGAAAGCTCGGCGTCCCGCCTCCATGCCCGGACAGCATGCTTGGCTCCATGGCCGCCCTTCCCCTTGGGCCGGAGCCCGGGCATGACCAGCGGCTCTGCAACCCTCTGGTCAAGAATCCGCTTCAAGAAAGCCTGTTCAAGCGCTACCGAATCGAGGTTCCCGTATGGAACTGGCCCGCGCCCCCGGACAGACTTTTCCGCGTCTCGGCCCAGCTTTACAACAGCCCGGCTCAATACGAGGAGCTGGGCCTGGCCCTTTCCCAACTCTTAAAGAGCCACCCCCGACAAATCCACCGGCCTTGA